In Legionella beliardensis, the following are encoded in one genomic region:
- a CDS encoding tetratricopeptide repeat protein → MMLIRLLLLLIACNSYAFTWGDLWATKDQQGHELMRKGQFKQAQSVFNEPAWRASAAYRAGDYQKAAQTFGTLQTEQGYYNQGNALAHLGKYEEAINAYNKALSLNAANKDAQYNRHLLEELLKKQKEKEANSEQNKKQQASDPKNKQDQQDKQSSAQNKEKSEQQQSNKTDEQKDNSDKNQQNQQANNQQNQSTQQNSPDNQEQETDKQTKQNQQKQDNKQQTTEKDKQSPNKTQSAKQTQAETSTDREKKQAKEQWLRLIPDDPGGLLREKFLRDYIRRQHGWYQ, encoded by the coding sequence ATGATGTTAATAAGGCTTTTATTACTTTTGATTGCCTGTAATAGCTATGCGTTTACTTGGGGCGATCTTTGGGCAACGAAAGATCAGCAAGGTCATGAGTTAATGAGAAAGGGCCAATTTAAGCAAGCCCAATCTGTGTTTAATGAGCCTGCTTGGCGCGCTAGTGCTGCTTATCGTGCTGGGGATTATCAAAAAGCAGCACAAACATTTGGTACCTTACAAACCGAACAAGGTTATTATAATCAAGGTAATGCTCTTGCTCATTTAGGTAAGTATGAAGAAGCAATAAATGCTTACAATAAAGCGCTATCATTAAATGCTGCTAATAAGGACGCTCAGTATAATCGTCACTTGCTAGAGGAATTATTAAAAAAACAAAAAGAAAAAGAAGCCAATTCAGAGCAAAATAAAAAGCAACAAGCGAGCGACCCGAAAAATAAGCAAGATCAGCAGGATAAGCAATCCTCTGCACAGAACAAGGAAAAATCTGAGCAACAGCAATCTAATAAAACGGATGAGCAGAAGGATAATTCTGATAAAAATCAGCAAAACCAACAAGCTAATAATCAGCAAAACCAATCAACACAACAGAATTCGCCAGATAATCAAGAGCAAGAGACGGATAAACAGACTAAGCAAAATCAACAAAAACAAGATAATAAACAGCAAACAACAGAAAAAGATAAGCAATCCCCTAATAAAACGCAATCAGCTAAACAAACACAGGCCGAAACGTCTACTGATCGCGAGAAAAAACAGGCTAAAGAACAATGGTTGCGCTTAATTCCAGACGATCCAGGTGGGTTGTTAAGAGAGAAATTTCTTCGTGATTACATTCGCAGACAACATGGGTGGTATCAATGA
- a CDS encoding BatD family protein → MKKLIFAAIIVLYSSIIQAELSVQVDATNVQKGETFHLIITNDSATTGIPDLTPLQTNFTIVGTQRSTNYSVINGKATSSNQWIIALLPKKTGNLTIPAIQVGQEHTPAKTIEVTKSQTNATSTDAVKQQDVILKAELSNNTPYVNEQVIYTVKLYNSRRLLDVNYQGPQVDDALLIPLGDGRRYQAAENGRIYAVEEQQYAIFPQKSGEIKITPPSFNALIYDSMPEPVHIQAAASQLKVKSVPLNFQGKNWLPAKQVNLAEKYDQTLTSIEQGNTLRRTVTLQAIGTPAQLLPNLTFTSNDKFSVYPEKPIEKNSFRQFELIGTTTFNITYILNKPGKVTIPAIQIPWFNIVTNKEEVATLPALTLNVIASTNNTSTNANITANKKVDQNNDTSQEVASITKNSNHASDIKPPLVTLKSKVTNNIAWWLASGFALAWLITLLLWWKQGSQLPFVKATRRKKIIAQLKQACLTNQPELARIALLNWAHLQWPNRVFLTLADVNRLVNDRALKHEINELSKVLYHINQHTWQGERLWKIISNYKANDPTSKSKVRPLKPLNPL, encoded by the coding sequence ATGAAAAAACTAATTTTTGCGGCCATTATCGTCCTATATAGTAGCATCATACAAGCTGAATTAAGTGTGCAAGTTGACGCAACAAACGTGCAGAAAGGAGAAACATTTCATCTCATTATCACTAACGACAGTGCGACTACAGGTATTCCTGATTTAACACCTCTGCAAACTAATTTTACCATTGTGGGTACGCAAAGAAGTACAAATTATAGTGTTATTAATGGTAAAGCGACGTCTAGTAATCAATGGATAATCGCACTACTACCAAAAAAAACGGGCAACTTAACTATACCTGCAATACAAGTAGGACAAGAGCATACACCAGCTAAAACAATTGAGGTTACGAAAAGCCAAACTAATGCCACGAGTACAGACGCTGTTAAACAGCAAGATGTTATCCTAAAAGCTGAGCTTAGTAATAATACGCCTTATGTAAATGAGCAAGTTATCTACACAGTCAAATTATATAATAGCCGTCGCTTATTAGATGTTAATTATCAAGGCCCGCAGGTTGATGATGCGCTGCTTATTCCGTTAGGGGATGGAAGGCGTTATCAAGCCGCTGAAAATGGCCGAATTTACGCTGTTGAAGAGCAGCAATATGCTATTTTTCCGCAAAAAAGTGGTGAAATAAAAATTACGCCACCCTCATTTAATGCATTAATTTATGATTCTATGCCAGAGCCTGTTCATATCCAAGCAGCTGCTAGTCAATTAAAGGTAAAATCGGTACCTCTAAATTTCCAAGGAAAAAATTGGTTACCTGCTAAACAAGTTAATTTAGCTGAAAAATATGATCAAACCTTAACCTCGATAGAACAAGGAAATACATTAAGACGTACAGTAACGTTGCAAGCAATAGGGACACCGGCACAATTACTACCCAATTTGACGTTCACAAGTAATGATAAATTTAGTGTTTACCCAGAAAAACCGATTGAAAAAAATAGTTTTCGCCAATTTGAGCTTATTGGTACTACCACATTTAATATTACTTATATATTAAACAAACCAGGAAAAGTCACTATTCCTGCTATCCAGATTCCTTGGTTTAATATAGTAACTAATAAAGAAGAGGTGGCGACATTGCCGGCATTAACCTTAAACGTTATTGCTAGCACTAATAATACTTCTACGAATGCCAATATAACCGCTAATAAAAAAGTAGATCAAAATAATGATACTAGCCAAGAAGTTGCTTCTATAACAAAAAATTCAAATCATGCCAGTGATATAAAGCCGCCTCTAGTCACTTTGAAATCTAAGGTCACTAATAATATAGCTTGGTGGCTAGCCAGTGGGTTTGCTCTAGCATGGCTTATCACTTTACTCTTATGGTGGAAACAAGGCAGTCAGCTACCCTTTGTGAAGGCTACACGAAGAAAGAAAATAATCGCGCAATTAAAACAAGCTTGTTTAACTAATCAACCTGAATTAGCTCGAATTGCCTTACTTAACTGGGCGCATTTGCAATGGCCTAATAGAGTATTTCTGACTTTGGCTGATGTAAATAGACTAGTTAATGATAGGGCTTTGAAACATGAAATTAATGAACTGTCTAAAGTACTTTACCATATCAATCAGCACACATGGCAGGGCGAAAGGTTATGGAAAATAATCTCCAACTATAAAGCTAATGATCCAACGAGTAAAAGTAAAGTTAGGCCTCTTAAGCCGCTTAATCCACTATAA